One segment of Tenrec ecaudatus isolate mTenEca1 chromosome 1, mTenEca1.hap1, whole genome shotgun sequence DNA contains the following:
- the RASSF5 gene encoding ras association domain-containing protein 5 isoform X3 yields MTVDSSMSSGYCSLEEELEDCFFTAKTTFFRSVQSKRPPKNVCKPAEEPRRPPTLQEIKQKIESYNTREKNCLGMKLSEDGTYTGFIKVHLKLRRPVTVPAGIRPQSIYDAIKEVNLAATTDKRTSFYLPLDAIKQLHISSTTTVSEVIQGLLKKFMVVDNPQKFALFKRIHKDGQVLFQKLSVADFPLHLRLLAGPDTEVLSFVLKENDTGEVEWDAFSIPELQNFLTILEKEEQDKIQQVQKKYDKFRQKLEEALRESQGKPG; encoded by the exons ATGACGGTGGACAGCAGCATGAGCAGTGGGTACTGCAGCCTGGAGGAGGAACTAGAGGATTGCTTCTTCACTGCCAAGACCACCTTTTTCAGGAGCGTGCAGAGCAAACGCCCCCCAAAG AATGTCTGTAAGCCTGCAGAGGAGCCGCGGAGGCCGCCTACGCTGCAGGAGATCAAGCAGAAGATAGAGAGCTACAACACCCGCGAGAAGAACTGCCTGGGCATGAAGCTG AGTGAAGACGGCACCTACACGGGTTTCATCAAAGTGCACTTGAAGCTGCGGCGGCCAGTGACAGTGCCGGCCGGGATCCGGCCCCAGTCCATCTACGATGCCATCAAGGAGGTGAACTTGGCGGCCACCACGGACAAGCGGACATCCTTCTACCTGCCACTCGATGCCATCAAGCAGCTGCACATCAGCAGCACCACCACGGTCAGCGAGGTCATCCAGGGGCTGCTCAAGAAGTTCATGGTCGTGGACAATCCCCAGAAGTTTGCACTTTTTAAGCGGATACACAAGGATGGGCAAG TGCTCTTCCAGAAACTCTCGGTGGCCGACTTCCCGCTCCACCTGCGCTTGCTCGCCGGCCCTGACACGGAGGTCCTCAGCTTTGTGCTGAAGGAGAACGATACGGGGGAGGTGGAG TGGGATGCCTTCTCCATCCCCGAGCTCCAGAACTTCCTCACAATACTGGAGAAAGAGGAACAGGACAAAATCCAGCAAGTGCAGAAGAAATACGACAAGTTTAGGCAGAAACTGGAGGAGGCCTTAAGGGAATCCCAGGGCAAACCTGGGTAA